In one window of Longimicrobium sp. DNA:
- a CDS encoding diacylglycerol kinase family protein, protein MTEPDPHPYASRYLVVLNPAAGQANTDRAVRALAGAFATRRAGFDILETRGAGDAEEMARMAARVGYRAVVAVGGDGTVGEVITGLAGTGVPLGIIPKGTGNQLAANLRIPMAVEAAVEVVVNGRPAAIDLGRLADGRYFAVTAGAGWDAAIMAAATRELKDRWGFGAYLYAGLRTGITPPSTLYRITADGETLEVNAAMVLVANMGQFASRFLSVAFSIGPGVSFQDGKLDVCIFAPRNLTDVAAMLWRMARRRYAGDDRLIYLQAADIHIETDTPVVTESDGEPIGVTPLSVRAVPAGAHVLVPA, encoded by the coding sequence TTGACCGAGCCCGATCCGCACCCGTACGCGTCCCGATACCTGGTGGTGCTGAACCCGGCCGCGGGGCAGGCGAACACCGACCGGGCCGTGCGCGCCCTGGCCGGGGCCTTCGCCACGCGCCGCGCGGGGTTCGACATCCTGGAGACGCGCGGCGCCGGCGACGCCGAGGAGATGGCGCGCATGGCGGCCCGCGTCGGCTACCGCGCGGTGGTGGCGGTGGGCGGCGACGGCACGGTGGGCGAGGTCATCACCGGCCTCGCGGGCACCGGCGTGCCGCTGGGGATCATCCCCAAGGGCACCGGCAACCAGCTCGCCGCCAACCTGCGCATCCCTATGGCGGTGGAGGCGGCGGTGGAGGTGGTGGTCAACGGACGCCCTGCGGCCATCGACCTGGGGAGGCTGGCGGACGGTCGCTACTTCGCCGTCACGGCGGGCGCGGGGTGGGATGCCGCCATCATGGCCGCCGCCACGCGCGAGCTCAAGGACCGCTGGGGCTTCGGCGCCTACCTGTACGCCGGCCTGCGCACCGGCATCACGCCGCCTTCCACCCTGTACCGCATCACGGCGGACGGCGAGACGCTGGAGGTGAACGCGGCGATGGTGCTGGTGGCCAACATGGGGCAGTTCGCCTCGCGCTTCCTCTCGGTGGCGTTCAGCATCGGGCCAGGGGTGTCGTTCCAGGACGGCAAGCTGGACGTGTGCATCTTCGCGCCCCGAAACCTCACCGACGTGGCCGCCATGCTCTGGCGGATGGCGCGCCGCCGCTACGCCGGCGACGACCGCCTCATCTACCTGCAGGCCGCGGACATCCACATCGAGACCGACACCCCCGTCGTCACCGAGTCTGACGGCGAGCCCATCGGCGTGACTCCGCTCTCGGTGCGCGCGGTGCCGGCCGGGGCGCACGTGCTGGTGCCCGCCTAG